A genomic window from Enoplosus armatus isolate fEnoArm2 chromosome 20, fEnoArm2.hap1, whole genome shotgun sequence includes:
- the lrrc3ca gene encoding leucine-rich repeat-containing protein 3B, translated as MSLLADWLLRHSVVMCLLLHSLVLMTFCFHHAATSCSKSCYCSESESSGKTVRCSNLQLTEIPQDIPNDTRRIYLDFNLFTTVPTNAFAGLPHLVELDLSHNNLSQLEPGAFRGLGSSLQFLDLSSNKLENFNPDAFEGLRSRANLTNNPWHCDCNLQMAMPRVDLEPASLTGIVCHTSDPKEIGVQGLAFLLAPDIDLCVVMKRTTDVATLVVMFGWFTMVISYLVYYVRANQEDARRHLEYLKSLPSRQGKSEESSTISTVV; from the coding sequence ATGTCCCTACTTGCAGACTGGCTACTGCGCCACTCAGTGGTcatgtgtttgctgctgcacaGCTTGGTGCTAATGACCTTCTGTTTCCACCATGCTGCCACCAGTTGCTCCAAGAGCTGCTACTGCTCTGAGAGCGAGAGCAGCGGCAAGACGGTGCGCTGCAGCAATCTGCAGCTCACAGAGATCCCCCAGGATATCCCCAACGACACGCGACGCATCTACCTGGACTTTAACCTCTTCACTACAGTCCCAACGAATGCTTTTGCAGGTTTGCCCCACCTGGTTGAACTGGATCTATCACACAATAACTTAAGCCAGTTAGAACCAGGGGCATTCAGAGGCCTGGGCTCCTCACTACAGTTTCTAGACCTTTCTTCTAACAAGTTAGAAAACTTTAACCCTGACGCCTTCGAGGGCCTGCGGTCTCGCGCCAATCTAACAAACAATCCATGGCATTGTGACTGCAACTTGCAGATGGCCATGCCCCGTGTGGACCTGGAGCCTGCGTCGCTGACGGGCATTGTGTGCCACACTTCAGATCCGAAGGAAATAGGAGTTCAAGGACTTGCCTTCCTGTTGGCACCAGACATAGACCTATGTGTGGTGATGAAGAGGACTACAGATGTGGCCACGCTGGTCGTCATGTTTGGCTGGTTCACCATGGTCATCTCCTACCTGGTCTACTATGTCAGGGCTAATCAAGAGGACGCCCGCAGACACCTGGAGTATCTCAAGTCGTTGCCCAGCAGACAGGGCAAGTCAGAGGAGTCTTCCACCATTAGTACTGTAGTATAG